The following proteins come from a genomic window of Kwoniella shandongensis chromosome 7, complete sequence:
- a CDS encoding methylmalonate-semialdehyde dehydrogenase (acylating), with amino-acid sequence MIRTTTARPLSLSLSMRLRATAPATRSFASPALASSSSSSSKVEKGTLSPLALKAAEEVSSKWRGTTATGGKTMNYIGGEFTESKAEKWLEVRDPSTQTLLTTVPETTADEFAQAVEAASQAYKTWSKTSIMRRQRVMFELQHLIRQHSPDIAKSIVLEQGKTFADAQGDVGRGLQVVETATAITSTLLGDKLEVSQDMDTFSRRLPLGVTAAITPFNFPAMIVLWSAALATVTGNTLIVKPSERDPGATMIIAELCERAGVPPGVINVVHGSAPTVNRICDDPAIKAISFVGGDKAGKHIYDRATPLGKRVQANLGAKNHAVIMPDANKNLTLNAVAGAAFGAAGQRCMALSVAIFVGTAREWIPELIERAKELKVSGGFEEGTDLGPVISPEAKTRIESYIASVEEEGGKVLLDGRGCTVPEYPHGNFVGPTVVEAVTTMKAYKDEIFGPVLTIVSADTLDDAIAIVNANRYGNGASVFTNSGSTARKFELEAEPGQIGVNVAVPVPLPMFNWSGNKGSFKGDIPFYGKSGLDFYTQRKTTTSLWPAADAVGNRASVHMPQIH; translated from the exons ATGATAAGAACTACCACCGCCCgtccactctccctctcactcTCAATGAGACTGAGAGCAACGGCACCCGCTACTCGGTCATTCGCCTCACCCGccctcgcttcctcttcatcctcctcttcaaagGTTGAAAAGGGTACACTCTCACCTCTCGCACTCAAAGCAGCAGAGGAGGTGAGCTCCAAATGGCGGGGTACGACAGCTACAGGAGGGAAGACTATGAATTATATCGGGGGAGAGTTCACAGAGAGTAAGGCGGAAAAGTGGTTGGAAGTCAGGGATCCG TCCACTCAAACGCTCCTCACTACCGTTCCAGAAACAACCGCCGACGAGTTCGCCCAAGCTGTCGAAGCGGCTAGTCAGGCGTACAAGACTTGGTCAAAGACTAGTATTATGCGAAGACAGCGGGTCATGTTTGA ACTCCAGCACCTCATTCGTCAACACTCCCCTGATATCGCTAAATCCATCGTCCTTGAACAAGGCAAGACTTTCGCCGACGCCCAAGGCGACGTCGGACGAGGCCTTCAGGTCGTCGAGACAGCCACTGCTATCACCTCGACCCTCCTCGGAGACAAGTTGGAGGTCTCCCAAGACATGGATACCTTCTCAAGACGATTACCGCTCGGTGTGACGGCTGCTATCACGCCTTTCAACTTCCCTGCCATGATCGTCCTTTGGTCTGCTGCCCTTGCCACTGTCACTG GTAACACCCTCATTGTCAAGCCTTCTGAGCGTGACCCGGGAGCGACCATGATCATTGCAGAGCTGTGCGAGAGGGCTGGTGTTCCACCCGGAGTCATCAATGT TGTGCATGGATCTGCACCCACCGTCAACAGGATTTGCGATGATCCCGCCATCAAGGCGATCTCGTTCGTCGGAGGTGACAAAGCTGGAAAGCATATCTATGACAG AGCTACTCCTCTTGGAAAGCGGGTCCAGGCCAATTTGGGAGCCAAGAACCATGCTGTGATCATGCCAGATG CGAACAAGAACCTCACCCTCAATGCGGTCGCTGGTGCTGCCTTCGGTGCTGCTGGTCAACGATGCATGGCTCTTTCAGTCG CTATCTTCGTTGGTACTGCACGAGAATGGATCCCTGAACTCATCGAGCGAGCAAAGGAACTGAAGGTATCAGGCGGATTCGAGGAAGGAACAGATCT CGGACCTGTTATCTCGCCTGAAGCTAAGACTCGTATCGAGAGCTACATTGCGtctgtcgaagaagagggcggCAAGGTCTTGCTTGACGGACGAGGCTGTACAGTTCCCGAATACCCTCACGGAAACTTTGTGGGACCTACCGTTGTCGAGGCTGTGACAACAATGAAGGCCTACAA AGATGAGATCTTCGGTCCTGTTTTGACCATCGTCTCAGCCGATACTTTGGATGACGCAATTGCCATCGTGAATGCCAACAGATA CGGAAACGGAGCGTCTGTCTTTACGAACTCTGGATCGACAGCGAGGAAGTTTGAGCTCGAGGCTGAGCCTGGGCAGATCGGTGTGAACGTGGCTGTCCCA GTCCCTCTCCCCATGTTCAACTGGTCAGGTAACAAGGGTTCATTCAAGGGTGATATACCATTCTACGGCAAATCAGGACTCGACTTTTACACTCAGCGAAAGACAACGACGTCGCTCTGGCctgctgctgatgctgttgGGAACCGG GCAAGCGTCCACATGCCCCAGATCCACTAG